The following proteins come from a genomic window of Terribacillus aidingensis:
- a CDS encoding dihydrodipicolinate synthase family protein: MLKENYHIAVPTAFQDDETLDTKNTLNHIRRLYDQGIRSVLVCGSTGEQHSLSLNEKIELLTALENEEVLIHKMEIIFGISSIRQSEAEVLAKEISKTNIAAILLGYPPYLLPTQHEALTYSKSIISLAEKPVILYNNPARTGFDLSIESVLELARLESVIGLKEAGNPNKASDILHNLSEKTFYIYAGGERDLLQKIQYGFTRLSSIAGNIAPIKIQSWFENLLSGNTIQQEEMDNITVTLNAIYNGSPIVNVKRELGHQGTTLGTCRKPLGNS; encoded by the coding sequence ATGTTGAAGGAAAACTATCATATCGCTGTACCTACTGCATTTCAAGACGACGAAACACTAGACACAAAAAATACCCTTAATCACATAAGACGACTATATGATCAAGGTATACGATCTGTACTAGTTTGCGGCTCTACTGGTGAGCAGCATAGCCTTAGTCTGAATGAAAAAATCGAGCTTTTAACAGCGTTAGAAAACGAAGAAGTACTCATTCATAAAATGGAAATTATCTTCGGTATTTCATCCATCAGACAGTCTGAAGCTGAAGTACTGGCTAAAGAAATCAGTAAAACCAATATTGCTGCCATTCTTTTAGGCTATCCTCCCTACCTCTTACCTACTCAGCACGAAGCGCTAACGTATTCGAAAAGTATTATTTCTTTGGCCGAGAAACCAGTAATCTTGTACAATAACCCCGCTCGTACAGGCTTTGATTTATCCATTGAAAGTGTACTTGAACTTGCACGATTAGAATCAGTGATTGGCTTAAAAGAAGCGGGCAATCCAAACAAAGCTTCCGATATATTGCATAACCTATCAGAAAAAACGTTTTATATTTACGCTGGAGGAGAGCGGGATCTTTTGCAAAAGATACAATATGGCTTTACGCGTCTATCCTCTATTGCCGGCAACATAGCTCCTATTAAAATTCAATCATGGTTTGAAAATCTGTTGTCAGGAAACACAATACAACAGGAAGAAATGGATAATATAACTGTCACCTTAAACGCCATCTACAATGGTTCCCCCATTGTTAATGTAAAGAGGGAATTGGGTCATCAAGGCACTACTTTAGGTACATGCAGAAAACCTCTCGGAAATAGTTAA
- the celB gene encoding PTS cellobiose transporter subunit IIC — protein MSKVNQFLEEKVMPVAAKVAQQRHLNALRDGLILSMPLIIIGSFFLILANFPIQPYMDFLAERPQLKEGLLYPYRGTFELMTLIAVFGIGYRLAESYKVDPLAAGAVSLSAYFVGTPYVTYIIGKTPEGVDITETAYQTAMFTSKGLFVGMLIALLCTEIYRFIVQRNLVIKLPDGVPPAVARSFTALIPGFFAIIAIWVIRLLVENVGSFGSIHNVITVLLQKPLTSIGTSLAGTLIIFLLITLLWSTGLHGATIVGAVTGPIWLTLTAENAKSFELGEPVQHIVTNEINDIVFIGGSGTTLGLVLAMLLFAKSQQMKQLGRLSIGPGIFNINEPVLFGMPIVMNPLLIVPFILTPLISVLITYLAMDWGIVAKPIGIVPPWTMPPILQGYLITGSISGAILQIVILILSFLIYYPFFRLWDKQKAAEERAGGEEQ, from the coding sequence ATGAGTAAAGTGAATCAGTTCCTGGAGGAGAAAGTAATGCCAGTTGCTGCGAAGGTAGCGCAGCAGCGACACTTGAATGCACTCCGTGATGGACTTATTTTATCAATGCCTCTTATCATCATCGGTTCTTTCTTTTTAATTCTTGCCAATTTCCCGATACAACCGTATATGGATTTCCTAGCTGAACGGCCGCAGCTCAAGGAGGGCTTATTGTACCCATATCGCGGCACGTTTGAATTGATGACTTTGATTGCCGTTTTTGGGATCGGCTATCGTTTGGCTGAGTCATATAAAGTGGACCCTCTTGCGGCTGGTGCTGTATCTTTATCAGCATATTTCGTCGGCACACCATATGTAACGTATATAATAGGCAAGACACCAGAAGGTGTGGATATTACCGAGACAGCTTATCAGACAGCGATGTTCACAAGTAAAGGACTATTCGTGGGGATGCTGATTGCGCTGCTTTGTACAGAAATTTATCGATTCATTGTACAGCGCAATTTGGTCATCAAGCTGCCAGACGGAGTACCGCCGGCAGTCGCTCGCTCTTTTACCGCTTTGATACCAGGCTTTTTTGCGATCATTGCTATCTGGGTCATCCGCTTACTCGTGGAAAACGTCGGTTCCTTCGGCAGTATCCACAACGTCATTACTGTGCTGCTTCAAAAACCGCTCACATCCATCGGAACGAGTCTTGCTGGTACACTAATTATTTTCTTATTGATCACATTGCTTTGGAGTACTGGTTTACATGGAGCGACAATTGTCGGGGCAGTAACAGGGCCAATTTGGCTGACGTTGACAGCAGAGAACGCCAAATCCTTCGAGCTTGGCGAACCTGTTCAGCATATCGTCACGAACGAAATCAATGATATTGTCTTTATCGGAGGTTCTGGAACAACCCTGGGCCTTGTGCTGGCAATGCTATTGTTCGCGAAAAGTCAGCAGATGAAGCAGCTTGGCAGACTAAGTATAGGACCTGGTATATTCAATATCAATGAACCGGTACTATTCGGGATGCCTATCGTCATGAACCCGCTCCTGATTGTACCCTTTATATTAACACCTCTCATCTCGGTACTGATTACGTATTTGGCTATGGACTGGGGAATCGTTGCAAAGCCAATCGGAATCGTACCTCCGTGGACAATGCCGCCTATATTACAAGGCTATTTGATTACGGGCAGCATATCCGGGGCAATTCTGCAGATTGTCATTCTTATTCTATCATTCCTTATTTATTACCCATTTTTCCGACTGTGGGATAAACAAAAAGCAGCGGAAGAAAGAGCAGGAGGAGAAGAGCAGTAA